From Variimorphobacter saccharofermentans, one genomic window encodes:
- a CDS encoding Gfo/Idh/MocA family protein, giving the protein MRKVKIGIVGCGGIANGKHLPAIQRNGNFEILAFCDIKKERAEEAKKQYGTENSKVYTDYRDLLKENELEAVYVLTPNKSHAEISIAAMKAGMHVMCEKPMAKSYEDGRRMLETAKETGKLLNIGYQNRYRADSIYLKRACDNGDLGEIYYARAHAVRRRAVPTWGVFLNEEEQGGGPLIDIGTHALDLTLWMMDNYEPESVTGSVYRKLADQKEQGNAFGEWDPEQFTVEDSAFGFIKMKNGATIHLEASWALNTLEVDEAKTSLCGTKAGADMKDGLRINRVQYNKQCVEKPDLGSGGVAFFEGKNESEPDLEQKAFYEAITEGKELVVKPEQALVVTRLLEAIYDSARTGKTVYFD; this is encoded by the coding sequence ATGAGAAAGGTTAAAATTGGTATAGTTGGTTGTGGTGGTATTGCGAATGGTAAGCATCTGCCCGCAATTCAACGAAATGGGAACTTTGAAATTCTTGCGTTTTGTGATATTAAGAAGGAGCGTGCTGAGGAAGCAAAGAAGCAGTATGGTACAGAAAACTCCAAAGTATATACGGATTATAGAGACTTGTTAAAGGAGAATGAGCTTGAGGCAGTATACGTACTGACACCGAACAAATCCCATGCGGAGATATCAATAGCTGCAATGAAAGCAGGCATGCATGTTATGTGTGAGAAGCCTATGGCGAAATCCTATGAGGATGGAAGAAGAATGCTGGAGACTGCAAAAGAAACCGGAAAGCTGTTAAACATCGGATATCAGAATCGGTACCGTGCAGATTCCATATACTTAAAACGTGCGTGTGATAACGGAGACCTGGGTGAGATTTATTACGCAAGAGCGCATGCGGTAAGAAGACGTGCCGTTCCGACCTGGGGTGTATTCCTGAACGAAGAAGAGCAGGGAGGCGGACCGTTAATTGATATCGGAACACATGCACTGGATTTGACTCTTTGGATGATGGATAATTATGAGCCGGAATCAGTAACAGGTTCCGTGTACCGCAAATTGGCGGACCAGAAAGAGCAGGGTAATGCCTTTGGTGAGTGGGACCCGGAGCAATTTACGGTAGAAGACTCTGCCTTTGGTTTTATCAAAATGAAAAATGGTGCAACGATTCATCTGGAGGCTTCCTGGGCATTGAATACTCTTGAAGTGGATGAAGCAAAAACGAGTCTCTGCGGTACCAAGGCCGGAGCAGATATGAAGGATGGACTACGTATTAATCGAGTTCAATATAATAAGCAATGCGTGGAGAAACCAGACTTAGGCAGTGGCGGTGTTGCCTTTTTCGAGGGTAAGAATGAAAGTGAGCCGGATTTAGAGCAGAAAGCATTTTACGAGGCGATTACAGAAGGAAAAGAGCTAGTTGTAAAACCGGAGCAGGCATTGGTTGTAACGAGATTGCTGGAAGCAATCTATGATTCAGCAAGAACAGGAAAAACAGTATATTTTGATTGA
- a CDS encoding Gfo/Idh/MocA family protein encodes MEQKKYKIGIVGFGGMGNWHRETLETIEGISVAGIYDIDEERVRYAKECGVHSYQSLEELLQDPQIDLVLIATPNDLHKPIAIQAMQSGKHVVSEKPVTLSSADLQEMIDVAKKTKRLFTVHQNRRWDEDFLTIQKIYQEQRLGEVFRIESRVHGSRGIPGDWRQEKAHGGGMVLDWGVHLLDQILLMMGTVKLKKVYATVTNVTNQMVDDGFTAILRFETGLEVLVEVGTSNFISLPRWYILGQNGSAIIEDWDLRGRIVRASGKNEKDVVPVRTAAGLTKTMAPRREDTIFTEELPKVKSDIRDFYRNVIKVMDGTEEPKVRLPEVMRVMRLMEAVFESAKRHEVISFE; translated from the coding sequence GTGTAGCAGGAATATATGATATTGATGAAGAACGAGTTCGATATGCAAAGGAATGCGGTGTTCACTCATATCAGAGTTTGGAGGAGCTTCTTCAGGATCCGCAGATTGATCTGGTATTAATTGCAACTCCTAACGACCTTCATAAGCCAATTGCGATTCAGGCTATGCAGTCCGGAAAGCACGTAGTGAGTGAAAAGCCTGTAACTTTATCCAGTGCGGACTTACAGGAAATGATTGATGTGGCAAAGAAGACCAAACGGCTTTTCACGGTACATCAAAACAGACGTTGGGATGAAGATTTCCTTACAATTCAAAAAATATATCAGGAACAGCGATTGGGAGAAGTTTTCCGCATAGAATCCAGAGTACATGGTTCAAGAGGAATTCCCGGTGACTGGAGACAGGAAAAGGCTCATGGCGGCGGTATGGTATTAGACTGGGGAGTTCATTTACTGGATCAGATATTATTGATGATGGGAACCGTTAAGTTGAAGAAGGTATATGCAACAGTAACGAATGTCACCAATCAAATGGTGGATGATGGCTTTACTGCTATCTTACGCTTTGAAACAGGACTTGAGGTGCTGGTTGAGGTAGGAACAAGTAATTTTATATCTCTGCCGCGATGGTATATTCTTGGACAAAATGGTTCTGCCATTATTGAAGATTGGGATCTCAGAGGAAGAATTGTCCGTGCTTCAGGGAAGAATGAGAAGGATGTAGTACCTGTACGTACTGCAGCCGGTCTGACGAAAACGATGGCACCAAGAAGAGAGGATACCATATTTACTGAGGAGTTACCAAAGGTGAAGAGTGACATCCGTGACTTTTACCGTAATGTGATAAAGGTAATGGATGGAACAGAAGAGCCTAAAGTCAGGTTACCTGAGGTAATGCGTGTCATGAGACTGATGGAGGCTGTTTTTGAATCGGCCAAGCGTCATGAAGTAATATCATTTGAGTAA
- a CDS encoding sugar phosphate isomerase/epimerase family protein — protein MKRLPVGVQVYSIREDAEKNFLKTMTDIKNMGYDGVELAGLYGYTPEKIKEMLEGIGLIPISAHVPYEELKNDLKGTVEKYRIIGCRYLVIPYLVEEKRYGTEAFDQFLKDVPVIAEECNKFGITLLYHNHDFEFARTKDGSYVLDFIYGQFPEQVLKAEIDTCWVKYSGVEPTAYMKQYANRCPVVHLKDYNGADPFEFRALGQGVQDISSLLETSIEIGAEWIIVEQDEHSGHSAMEDMRLSREYLRSLNW, from the coding sequence ATGAAGAGATTACCCGTAGGAGTACAAGTTTATTCCATCCGTGAGGATGCGGAAAAGAATTTCTTAAAAACCATGACGGATATTAAAAATATGGGGTATGATGGCGTGGAATTAGCTGGTCTTTATGGCTATACGCCTGAGAAAATCAAGGAAATGCTTGAGGGTATCGGATTAATTCCGATCTCAGCACATGTTCCCTATGAGGAGTTGAAAAATGATCTGAAGGGTACTGTAGAGAAGTATCGGATTATCGGATGCCGGTATCTGGTTATTCCGTATCTGGTAGAGGAAAAGCGTTATGGTACCGAAGCATTTGATCAGTTTTTAAAGGATGTTCCGGTTATAGCTGAGGAATGTAATAAGTTTGGCATCACACTGCTTTATCATAATCATGATTTTGAATTCGCTCGTACGAAGGATGGCTCTTATGTACTTGATTTTATTTACGGGCAATTTCCAGAGCAGGTGTTGAAGGCGGAGATTGATACTTGCTGGGTTAAGTACTCCGGTGTAGAGCCTACAGCATATATGAAACAATATGCTAATCGTTGCCCCGTTGTTCATCTCAAGGATTATAACGGAGCGGATCCTTTTGAATTCCGTGCATTGGGACAAGGTGTACAGGATATCTCCTCTTTATTGGAGACTTCTATCGAGATTGGAGCAGAATGGATCATCGTAGAGCAGGATGAGCATTCGGGTCATTCAGCGATGGAAGATATGAGACTGAGCAGGGAATACTTAAGAAGTTTGAATTGGTAA